A window from Citrus sinensis cultivar Valencia sweet orange chromosome 5, DVS_A1.0, whole genome shotgun sequence encodes these proteins:
- the LOC102621762 gene encoding thioredoxin-like protein CDSP32, chloroplastic translates to MTEIFIIDISVVSALPRSHPWKHSNSIQSNANSISGAWSGCGWILALHSMAVVTNFILKLPLSLSANPKFTPLRSPHSLFSPPIFAKPQSLTKPKTSRTQLLITKATAAPGTKNAPRDERVKKVHSIEEFDEALRLAKNKLVVVEFAASRSLDSSKIYPFMVDLSRQCNDVEFILVMGDESEKTKELCEREKIKKVPHFSFYKSMEKIHEEEGIGPDQLMGDVLYYGDSHSAVVQLHSKEDVEKLIDDHKVDQKLIVLDVGLKHCGPCVKVYPTVIKLSRQMAGTVVFARMNGDENDSCMQFLRDMNVVEVPTFLFIRDGQIRGRYVGSGKGELIGEILRYQGVRVTY, encoded by the coding sequence ATGACTGAGATtttcattattgatatttctGTAGTCTCTGCTTTGCCTCGCAGTCATCCCTGGAAACACTCTAATTCTATCCAATCAAACGCCAACTCGATCTCTGGAGCTTGGAGTGGGTGTGGGTGGATATTGGCGCTTCATTCCATGGCCGTCGttacaaatttcattttaaaactCCCTTTGTCTCTCTCAGCAAACCCTAAATTTACTCCTCTACGTTCCCCTCATTCTCTTTTTTCACCGCCTATTTTCGCCAAACCTCAGTCTTTAACAAAACCGAAAACTAGCAGAACCCAGTTATTGATAACAAAGGCCACAGCTGCCCCAGGAACAAAGAATGCTCCAAGGGATGAAAGAGTAAAGAAAGTCCACAGTATTGAAGAATTCGACGAAGCCCTAAGATTGGCGAAAAACAAACTCGTTGTGGTTGAATTTGCTGCTAGCCGCAGTCTCGACAGCAGCAAAATCTACCCTTTTATGGTTGACCTGAGCAGGCAATGCAACGACGTCGAATTCATTCTTGTGATGGGCGATGAgtctgaaaaaacaaaagagctCTGCGAAAGagagaagataaaaaaggtTCCCCACTTCAGCTTTTACAAAAGCATGGAGAAAATTcatgaagaagaaggaataGGCCCCGATCAGCTCATGGGGGATGTGTTATATTACGGTGACAGTCATTCTGCTGTGGTGCAGCTTCACTCCAAAGAGGATGTTGAGAAGCTGATTGATGATCATAAGGTTGATCAGAAGCTGATTGTTCTTGATGTGGGGTTGAAGCATTGTGGGCCCTGCGTGAAGGTGTATCCAACGGTGATTAAACTGTCTAGGCAGATGGCTGGTACGGTGGTCTTCGCGAGAATGAACGGTGATGAGAACGACAGCTGCATGCAGTTTTTGAGGGACATGAACGTTGTTGAAGTGCCAACATTTTTGTTCATCAGAGATGGTCAAATCCGTGGAAGGTATGTGGGTTCTGGTAAAGGAGAGCTCATTGGAGAGATACTAAGATACCAAGGAGTTCGTGTGActtattaa
- the LOC102622046 gene encoding 24-methylenesterol C-methyltransferase 2 — protein sequence MDSLVLFCTGALLAGGLYWFVCVLGPAEQKGKRAVNLSGGSISAEEVEDNYKEYWKFFKRPKETTKEKVPDFVDTFYNLVTDIYEWGWGQSFHFSPSIPGKSHRDATRLHEEMAVDLIDVKAGDRILDVGCGVGGPMRAIAAHSRANVVGITINEYQVNRARLHNKKAGLDSLCEVVCGNFLKMPFEDNHFDGAYSIEATCHAPKLEDVYAEVFRVLKPGSLYVSYEWVTTDKYEAENKEHVDIIQGIERGDALPGLRSYAEITEIAKRVGFEVVKEKDLAKPPAQPWWTRLKMGRFAYWRNHILVTILAALGIAPKGTVGVHDMLFKTADYLTRGGETGIFTPMHMVLLRKPHPPKSS from the coding sequence ATGGATTCTCTCGTTCTCTTTTGCACCGGCGCTCTCCTTGCCGGTGGCCTCTACTGGTTTGTCTGCGTACTCGGCCCCGCCGAACAAAAGGGCAAGCGCGCCGTCAACCTCTCCGGCGGCTCGATCTCCGCCGAGGAAGTCGAAGACAATTATAAAGAGTACTGGAAGTTCTTTAAACGCCCGAAGGAGACAACCAAGGAGAAGGTTCCAGATTTCGTCGACACGTTTTACAACTTAGTCACAGACATTTACGAGTGGGGGTGGGGCCAGTCCTTCCACTTCTCCCCCTCTATCCCCGGGAAATCCCACCGTGACGCCACGCGCCTCCACGAGGAGATGGCCGTCGATCTCATTGACGTCAAGGCCGGAGACCGCATTCTCGACGTCGGATGCGGGGTCGGCGGTCCCATGCGTGCCATCGCCGCCCACTCGCGTGCCAATGTCGTCGGCATCACAATCAACGAGTATCAAGTGAATCGTGCTCGTCTGCACAACAAGAAGGCGGGATTAGATTCTCTCTGCGAAGTAGTATGCGGAAACTTCCTAAAGATGCCGTTTGAAGACAACCACTTCGACGGCGCGTACTCAATCGAAGCGACATGTCACGCGCCGAAGCTGGAGGACGTGTACGCTGAGGTCTTTAGGGTTTTGAAGCCCGGATCTCTATACGTGTCGTACGAGTGGGTCACGACAGACAAGTACGAAGCGGAAAACAAAGAACACGTGGACATCATTCAGGGTATCGAACGTGGAGATGCGTTGCCTGGGCTGAGAAGCTACGCGGAAATTACCGAGATAGCCAAGAGGGTAGGGTTCGAGGTGGTGAAAGAGAAGGATCTGGCCAAACCGCCAGCCCAGCCCTGGTGGACCCGCCTCAAAATGGGCCGCTTCGCATACTGGAGGAATCACATTCTAGTTACAATACTAGCGGCCTTGGGGATTGCGCCAAAAGGAACCGTTGGTGTTCATGATATGCTTTTTAAGACCGCTGATTATTTGACCAGAGGCGGTGAGACCGGAATCTTCACTCCGATGCACATGGTTCTCCTCAGAAAGCCTCACCCTCCTAAATCTTCTTAG